The sequence AACTataaggaactaatacacagtgctgtagtagtattggtagtgttctcatttttttccatatttaagtacataatttgataCTCAGTTTGTCCTGTTTAATACattcttaactatttccatgaaacttcggctaatttgGGCAgccaaaatgcactggtcccaaagtgtcccaattaaccagaatccaccaaTGTGTCAATGTTGATGCTTCAGTAtagtcacccctcactctcctaccCCCTGAGGCCGTTCATCATCTCCATGCCCCCCCACCGATAAATTTCTAGACTTCTGTATGATCACCTGACATTTTCCTATACGTTAAAGGACAAAATCCGAGTCTATCCGCCCTCCCCCTTTACCTAAGTCACCTGAGAGCCAGAGGTGATCTTCTGAGTTGCCCCGTACTGTCGGCTGTTCTATGTGGCTCCCCGCTCGCCCTTCCCTCAGTCCTGCTTCCGCTTGTCTCCCCTCAGGGCTCTGCAGAGCCATTTGATCAGCAGGACGGACAAGAGGAGCCCGCAGACGGCCAGCCCGCCCAGGAACGCTGCCACGTCCAGTCCGTGGTAGACGTGCCAGGGCAGGTCGAGGCCAACAGGCCGCAAGTGAGGGGCGCCGCCGTGCCTCAGCACGAACTCCACCCAGTAGGCGGCGCGCTGCAGCGGGGTCTGCAGCTGGTCACGGTGCAGGGCGGACAGGCGATGCATGTGACGGCGGTACGAGAGGCCCGGGCCCCCCGCCACGTCCCGCACGGCAGCCTCCAGCTCGTCGGCCCGCAGGCCGGTGGTGTCCAGCACCCGCGCGGCCCCTCGGGCCTGCAGCCGGACCATGTTGTCGAACTGGTCGAAGACGAGGGGCAGCCCCACCACCGGCACCCCGTGGTAGATGGCCTCGTACAGGCCGTTAGTGCCCCCGTGGGAGACGAAGGCCACGGTCTTGGGGTGGCCCAGCAGATCGTTCTGGGGCATCCAGTTGACCACGAGGGTGTTATTGCCCAGGCCATGGGGCAGAGGACCCAGGTGGCGCCAGACTACCCGCTGGGGCAGGCGGCTGAAGGCCGTCGCCATGGTCTCAGACAGCCAATCGGGGAGATTGGTCACCAGAGTCCCCAGTGAGACCAGCACCACGCCGGGATCGCCAGCGCCCTGCACGAACGCCTCCAGCTCGGCAGGGAGGGGCTGGGCCGGCTTGCACTGGAAGCCGCCCACGTAGATCATGTTGGGGAGGGTGGGCCGTGGGAAGTCCAGCACAAAGTCCACCCACATCAGCCACACGTCGGCGGCCAGTACCACCTTCCGCAGGTTGGTGCTCGGCCCCAGGTACTGCTGGCACATCTCCTCATAGCCACTCTCCATTATTTTGCCCATGAGGGCGGTGGCAATGAAGTACTGGATGGTGTTAGACAGGCGCTGGCCGAAGGTCATGCTGTCAGTCAGACGGCTCCCCACCACCGGCACGTAGGAGATGGGCGAGGGTGCCAGCAGCTGGTGGCAGTCACCATTGGTGACAAAGCGGGCGTTGTTGACCAGGGGGAGGCCCAGGTGCCAGGCGACCATGGCTCCAGTGGGGTAGAGTGGGTCGGTGATCACCAGCTGGAAGCCAGCCCCTTTTATTTTGGCCATCAGCTGCTGGTCCTCGAACAGCCGGGTGATGAAGCCCTGCACGGCCTCGTGCGTCTCTCTGACTATGCGGCGCAGGTTGAGGTTATTTCGCAGGAAGGCCATGGGCGTGTAGCCGTTCCGGAAGACCTCCAGAGTCTCCATCAGCAGCTTGGAGAACATCTGCCTGTCCTCCATGATGCCCAGCTTCTTTGCGGCCGGCACAGTGATGGAGCGGTACAGGGCGGGCTCTTCGCGGATGAACCAGCTGGAGGAGGCGTGCAGCACGCTGAGGGAGTGCCCGCGGTCGTGGAGCTCCTGCAGCAGGAGCCGCATGTTGATCCAGTGACTGCCGTCCACTGGCACCACCAGGATATTGGCGCACGCCACCCCTGGAATCAACACGGCCAGCAGGAGGCCGGCCAGGCCCAACAGGCTGGGCTCCATGGTCTTCATCCTGGGATTCtatagggagggaggaagagaatcAGTTAGCTGTTGCCCGGTTCGTCACATTCCTATAGGGAGGGAGTCTGTAGATGGGATaatgcggagggagcttcactctgtgtctgaccccgggagtgtgtcaggatggtgtggagggagcttcactctgtgtctgacctcgggagtgtgtgttgggacagtgtgcagggagtttcactctgtgtctgaccccgggagtgtgtgatgggacggtgtggagggagattcactctgtgtctgaccccaggagcgtgtgatgggacggtgtggagggagcttcactctgtgtctgaccctgggagtgggtgatgggacagtgtggagggagcttcactctgtgtctgaccccaggagcgtgtgatgggacggtgtggagggagtttcactctgtgtctgaccccggaagtgtgtgatgggacagtgtggagggagcttcactctgtgtctgaccccggaagtgtgtgatgggacagtgtggagggagcttcactctgtgtctcactttgggagtgtgtgatggaatagtgtggagggagtttcactgtgtctgaccccgggagtgtgtgatgggacagtgtggagggagtttcactctgtgtctcactttgggagtgtgtgatggaatagtgtggagggagtttcactgtgtctgaccccgggagtgtgtgatgggacggtgtggagggagcttcactctgtgtctcactttgggagtgtgtgatggaatagtgtggagggagtttcactctgtgtctgaccccggaagtgtgtgatgggacagtgtggagggagcttcactctgtgtctcactttgggagtgtgtgatgggacagtgtggagggagtttcactgtgtctcactttgggagtgtgtgatgggacggtgtggagggagtgtgtgacgggacggtgtggagggagtgtgtgatgggacggtgtggagggagtgtgtgacgggacggtgtggagggagtgtgtgatgggacggtgtggagggagtttcactgtgtctgaccccgggagtgtgtgatgggacggtgtggagggagtttcactgtgtctgaccccgggagtgtgtgacgggacggtgtggagggagtgtgtgacgggacggtgtggaggtagtgtgtgacgggacggtgtggagtcaGTGTGTGATATGAcggaatggtgtggagggagtgtgtgacgggacggtgtggagggagtgtgtgacgggacggtgtggaggtagtgtgtgacgggacggtgtggagtcaGTGTGTGATATGACGgaagggagtgtgtgacgggacggtgtggagggagtgtgtgacgggacggtgtggagggaacagTAGAGTGATGACATTCTCGGACTGTGTTCCCTGTTGATGTGAAATGACGCCCccttcactgtacgtttcgatgtacatgttgCTACGTTCATTGAAGTGTGGGTGACGAGGAAGAAGCCTTGcgagggatggggggtggggtctCACTTCCTTTTCTTGTCCTCCTTGTTGGGAGCGTGGGAGGTTCAGGAGTAACTACCAAAGTATCCTGAGTGAATAACTGCAACGCATTTTATACACGGTGCACAGGGCAGCCTCTGTGTGCTGGTGACGGAGGAAGGGAGTGTTGGGTGGAGTCCTGTTTGAGCAAGCCActgtcctggatggtgttgagCACATTGAGGATTGTTGAAGGCAACACTCACTCCAGGCCAGTGGGGGGTGTCCCCTCACACTCCTGATGTAGATGCGGGACAGGGTAATGTGGCGGTGGTGGAGTGCATGGACTAACTCCACCCAGGGACATAGGGAGTGTCCCgtcacactcctgacttgtagATGGGGGGAaggtaatgcagtggatgtggagtaTATGGACTAACTCTACCTAGGCAAGTGGGGAGTGTCTCGTCACACTCCTGACATGTAGACGGGGGAGAGGTAATGTGGCAGATGTGGAGTGCATGGACCAACTCCACCCAGGGACATGGGAGTGTCCCTCACACTCCTGACATGTAGACGGGGGAGAGGTAATGTGGCAGATGTGGAGTGCATGGACCAACTCCACCCAGGGACATGGGAGTGTCCCTCACACTCCTGACATGTAGACGGGGGAGAGGTAATGTGGCGGATGTGGAGTGCATGGACCAACTCCACCCAGGGACATGGGAGTGTCCCGTCACACTACTGGCATGACTTGTAGATGAAAGGATGGGGATAtcaggggggggcgggggtgactCCCTCCCCAATGGGTTCAGTTTCTCATAACGTTGACGGTGGGGTTGGAAGACTGggcacaaacaggagaaaatttgcggatgctggaaatccaagcaacactcacacaaagtgctggaggaactcagcaggccaggcagcacctctggaaaaaagtacagtcgacatttcgggctgagaccttttggaaggactggagagaaaaacgGACTGGGCAGTGGGTTTGGTATGTGCAGGTGGTGACTGCCCCACTGGAGGGAGATGGCCTCTGCCTGGCATTTGGGTGGAGAGAACATTCCTGGTTCTGGTGGGCTTGGAGCCATTCATTGCCACCAGCCAAGGGGCAGATGACCGGATGCCTGGGGTAGTGGTGATGGTTTGCAAGACAGTGTTGGTGAGAGTTTGTCCATACTCCCGGGCCACAGTGTTATTGTTGAATTGAACTTACATTTAAGACAACCAGGGAGAACTTGACGcagtgtgaaacaggcccttcagcccaatgggTGCATGCTGGCACGTCTACACTAATCCTGTCCTGATCCAATTCACTCTTCCCATGTCCCGACCAGCTTTCCCCACCCCCTCGTCCACATGATTGTACCAACACTCACAAGCATACTGGGATGTCAGAGGACGagcttgcaaactccacagagagagtgagagagagataggcaggcaggcaggcaaatAAATAGAGGGaccaagaggcaaagagtgagagagagagatacagatagggagggagaggggagagagaggagagacagacagacagagacaaacacacacacaccacagagagagagagagacacacacacacagaggtcgAGATTGAACTGGGATTTCTGGGAAGaacagggagagacagacagacagatacagaggagagagagagacatacaGAAGGGAGagagtttttttgcactacctaactttcccttttctattttctatttatgatttataatttaaatttttaatatttactatcgatttgtaatccagagagcacgaagggcagaatcaaatatcgctgtgatgattgtacgctcttgtgtcagttgtttggcgacaataaagtataaagcatataTGAAatataaagagagagagaaagagacacacacacgcacacacacacactcacactcacactcacacacatacacacacaccacaggcacacacacacactcacacgcacacacatagacacacacactcacacgcacacgcatagacacacacacacatacacactcacgcacagacacacacaccacacacacacactcacacacagacacacacacactcacactcaccctcacacacagacacacacacacacactcacacacacacactcacacccacacactcacacacactcacacacacactcacacacacactcacacacactcacactcacacacacactcacactcacacacagacacacacaccccccacagacacacacacaccacacacacacacacacacactcacacacatacatacacactcacacacacacacacacactcacactcacattcacacacagacacacacacccccccacagacacacacacacaccacacacacacacacacacacatacacactcacacacacacactcacactcacacacagacacacacactcacacccacacactcacacacacaccccccacagacacacacacactcacacacacacactcacactcacacacaaacacacacaatcacactcacacacacacactcacacacacacactcacactcacactcacactcacacacagacacacacaccccccacagacacacacacacacactcacacacagacacacatacacactcacacacactcacactcacacacactcacacacagacacacacacacactcacactcacacacagacacacacacactcacacccacacactcacaaacacaccccccacagacacacacacactcacacacacacactcacacacagacacacatacacactgacacacacactcacactcacacgtcacacacacacacacacacacactcacacacacacacactcacactcacacatcacacacacacacacacactcacacccacacactcacac is a genomic window of Mobula hypostoma chromosome 28, sMobHyp1.1, whole genome shotgun sequence containing:
- the LOC134338679 gene encoding UDP-glucuronosyltransferase 2A1-like isoform X1 — protein: MVWVPGNIDGNWTVWVPGNIGGFSLSTGRQCDRDGDTRHIPNPRMKTMEPSLLGLAGLLLAVLIPGVACANILVVPVDGSHWINMRLLLQELHDRGHSLSVLHASSSWFIREEPALYRSITVPAAKKLGIMEDRQMFSKLLMETLEVFRNGYTPMAFLRNNLNLRRIVRETHEAVQGFITRLFEDQQLMAKIKGAGFQLVITDPLYPTGAMVAWHLGLPLVNNARFVTNGDCHQLLAPSPISYVPVVGSRLTDSMTFGQRLSNTIQYFIATALMGKIMESGYEEMCQQYLGPSTNLRKVVLAADVWLMWVDFVLDFPRPTLPNMIYVGGFQCKPAQPLPAELEAFVQGAGDPGVVLVSLGTLVTNLPDWLSETMATAFSRLPQRVVWRHLGPLPHGLGNNTLVVNWMPQNDLLGHPKTVAFVSHGGTNGLYEAIYHGVPVVGLPLVFDQFDNMVRLQARGAARVLDTTGLRADELEAAVRDVAGGPGLSYRRHMHRLSALHRDQLQTPLQRAAYWVEFVLRHGGAPHLRPVGLDLPWHVYHGLDVAAFLGGLAVCGLLLSVLLIKWLCRALRGDKRKQD
- the LOC134338679 gene encoding UDP-glucuronosyltransferase 2A2-like isoform X2 codes for the protein MKTMEPSLLGLAGLLLAVLIPGVACANILVVPVDGSHWINMRLLLQELHDRGHSLSVLHASSSWFIREEPALYRSITVPAAKKLGIMEDRQMFSKLLMETLEVFRNGYTPMAFLRNNLNLRRIVRETHEAVQGFITRLFEDQQLMAKIKGAGFQLVITDPLYPTGAMVAWHLGLPLVNNARFVTNGDCHQLLAPSPISYVPVVGSRLTDSMTFGQRLSNTIQYFIATALMGKIMESGYEEMCQQYLGPSTNLRKVVLAADVWLMWVDFVLDFPRPTLPNMIYVGGFQCKPAQPLPAELEAFVQGAGDPGVVLVSLGTLVTNLPDWLSETMATAFSRLPQRVVWRHLGPLPHGLGNNTLVVNWMPQNDLLGHPKTVAFVSHGGTNGLYEAIYHGVPVVGLPLVFDQFDNMVRLQARGAARVLDTTGLRADELEAAVRDVAGGPGLSYRRHMHRLSALHRDQLQTPLQRAAYWVEFVLRHGGAPHLRPVGLDLPWHVYHGLDVAAFLGGLAVCGLLLSVLLIKWLCRALRGDKRKQD